The following are encoded together in the Lathyrus oleraceus cultivar Zhongwan6 chromosome 3, CAAS_Psat_ZW6_1.0, whole genome shotgun sequence genome:
- the LOC127127093 gene encoding uncharacterized protein LOC127127093, whose protein sequence is MEQPKAHVAVAPSKHTFQTQTPTSKKRPFDSLSNSNSNSNYFKIRALIRDLRPLFIQVLQTPDYKNCKASHEIRDKLKTVLKVYNDMKVEAVSAGKQQPQRVKLSEQTHVEKTFARPSVAEDSQTSSTYVIGGSAFGWNFITFPVANSVYYGRSKEQFRSDKMTR, encoded by the exons ATGGAACAACCAAAAGCACACGTAGCTGTTGCTCCATCTAAACACACTTTTCAAACTCAAACTCCTACATCTAAGAAGAGACCATTCGACTCTCTTTCCAATTCCAATTCCAATTCCAATTACTTCAAGATTCGTGCCCTAATTCGTGACCTTCGCCCTCTTTTTATCCAG GTTCTCCAAACTCCCGACTACAAAAACTGCAAGGCGTCACATGAAATTCGAGACA AGCTGAAAACCGTGCTGAAGGTATACAATGATATGAAAGTGGAGGCAGTTTCAGCAGGGAAGCAGCAACCTCAACGTGTCAAGTTATCGGAGCAAACTCACGTAGAGAAAACATTTGCACGGCCATCTGTGGCTGAAGACAGTCAGACATCAAGCACATACGTTATTGGAGGATCAGCTTTTGGCTGGAATTTCATCACTTTTCCAGTTGCCAATTCCGTCTATTATGGTAGGTCGAAGGAACAATTTCGATCAGATAAAATGACCCGGTAA
- the LOC127130888 gene encoding uncharacterized mitochondrial protein AtMg00810-like, whose protein sequence is MKFKKVLMIEFEMTDLENMVYFIGMEILYSKKGIILHQVEYELKLLKRFEMTNYKTAITPAEMNHKLDSNVKGDYVNATTFKQLVGSLRYLYNTRPNICYAVGMVSRFMNKPKWLHYQATVRILRYIKETMRYRVLFPSGVKYDS, encoded by the coding sequence ATGAAGTTCAAGAAGGTGCTGATGAttgagtttgagatgactgatctTGAAAATATGGTATATTTTATAGGGATGGAGATTTTGTACTCTAAGAAGGGTATCATTTTGCATCAGGTGGAGTATGAACTTAAACTTTTGAAGAGATTCGAGATGACAAATTACAAAACTGCAATCACACCTGCTGAAATGAATCACAAGTTAGATTCTAATGTTAAGGGTGATTATGTAAATGCTACAACTTTTAAACAGTTGGTTGGCTCATTGAGATATCTCTATAACACCAGACCTAACATTTgttatgcagttggaatggtAAGTAGGTTTATGAACAAACCAAAATGGTTACATTATCAAGCTactgtcaggattctgaggtatattaAGGAGACTATGAGGTATAgagttttgttcccttctggTGTTAAATATGATTCATAG